In the genome of Crassostrea angulata isolate pt1a10 chromosome 6, ASM2561291v2, whole genome shotgun sequence, the window CCCATTTGAcgttttattataatacatgGTATCTATGTATATCAGGCACTTAGCATCGATTttaaaagtggggggccagactcatccaaaaaatcttgacaagcaaaaaaaaaaagaaaaaaaagggaatttaaagtttcccaaaatcttcaaaatccaaATCCGTGCTGGCGTAgtatatatcttcaatttcactcctcatttcctttttttttcatatcaattttttacatactcccaaaaaagtgggacGGGGGGCAACTCCttgataattccattttttatatgtaaatttaaaataaaaaggttgctgcgagaaaaagtgggggtgcccccccccccccccgatgctacgtgcctgtatatACAGAACATCCATATCAAAGCTGTCCTCTATGTTGCCCTCTTGTTCTTTCTGTTACTTTGATGTATTTCCTgctatgctttttaaaaaaaattttgtctaTTATCGTTTTTACTTATCTTGATGTGTTGcaatttatagatttttttaaatgatggtgAGTTGTATCATTATGCAACGTCATTTTTCTGTTCTTGAATGCAGAATACTATAAATTAAAGCGGGATTTTGCACGTAATGAACTATTTCAAAGTCTGCTCTGGAAAGATAAATTCTGATTTAAACCCTTTCGGATAAATCATGATAATTATGGGTATTGATGTaactctttttaaaaagtagGACTATgttgttaaaattgttcaaacCTATACAGGCACGTAGCGTGTGTGTGGTGGGTGGGCAGACTCaccaaaaaaaaacttgacaagCAAAATCAACAAGGTTCGCAATTATTGGAATTactaatcggggggggggggggggacaatgCTTATAAATAACTTGGATTTCACGGTTAATTTCCTGATTTTTGCTCCAATTTTTTACACTATGGCATGTTTTAAGAAAGTTCATTTAACGCAATAACAACAGGGACATTTTTCGGTTCTACGGAGTCGGTTGtttgtctttttaaaattttccgtttctaaaaacatgtgtcgattaaaacacatttttaaaattcatccctTCTAGAGAATTCTTAGGACAGTCATTTTTCGAAAATGACGGATAGTTGGGGATTGAATGTTATTTTGATCTTTAAAGGCATTTCCTCGTCGGAGAAagatataaggaataaggaatcattctttgagtattatgaggtgataatttcggttggggcatgatcaaatccaataaaggccgaagggctttatgatagatttaatcACGCCCCGtctgaaattatcacctcataatattcaaagaatgattccttattacttatatttatatatttttaagccatcgtacgattaaatctataaatataaattagcaaaccccgctggcgcctcaatttggcgtcatttgtattatgggttatatagtacaaaatcgatacgtagtgtcatcacaggcaaagacactggaaaatgtaaatatacacgAGTAAGAAcatttatattgattaaaattgatgATCTGGAGATGGAATATTATAAGTTTAGTCATTTTAATGAGGCATTAATTAGCTCGTTAgaaatagatatacatgtatgttgtaaccaattaaatcaaattgtttAACATTCAAATACTATAAATTCAAGCAGGTTAACAACTATCAAAGCGAAAAAAAGACGTTTATTAATTCTAATGTTTACTGCTTATAAAATTTTCTCtcatttactttattttctttcattaaaaatgcaaTCATGAAAATGGAATTAGCTTTTATTCGATagctaataataataataataaaataataatcatcaacatcatcatcttcatcatcaccatcatcatcatcatatatTACTGACGTCTGTTATCCTCCTCCTCATCATCATCTTTTACTGTTATCCTTCTCCTCATCCTCCTCATCATAATCTATCTATGTGAAGAGACACAGACAGTGCTAACAATGATGTAAGACCAAATAATGAAAATCCAATCACAAATCTCTGTGTATATACTGGTATGAAAATAcattaaagagatatatattcatgtattgtACTTATTACTTTCCCCTATGTAACAAGCATCTGTTGAAGAATTAATACTGTTTCTATTTCAGTCGTGTGTATATTCTTCcttgttttcaatgtttttgattttataaccGCGTCCACTTTCAAATCGACTCAGTTCTGTTGTGGCTCTGGTGAAAACTACAGGAAAAGGAAGCAATTGGAAAAAAGTCGGTTGGTACAATATAGAAGCCGAACGTTAACAGAGAGGGGGTTAGGGTGATGAGATGGGCGAGTTCACGTTTGGGAGTTCCCGTGAGGTGCTGCCCCTTTGTAGGAAGCATGACGAGGACAGGGACATGTGCTGTGAGGACTGTAAGACCATCTTCTGTGTGACGTGTGGTCAGACAGAACACAAAGAACACAACTGGGGCAGCATCAAGAAAATATCGTCCGAAAAACGGAGAGACATTCCCAAAATCAGCCAGGCAATACGTGGCTGTGTGCAGGAAATAACCGAGAGCCTCTCCTTCGTGTCTCAGATGGAGTACGAGCAAGAAAAAAGACATTCGGGGCAAATCAGAAAGCTTGTGAAACAGCAGGACGAGATGGTATCCGAGGTGTTCAAGATCACTAACGCCAACATCGAGAAATCCAAAGGAATCTACTCCCGTTGTCAACAAAAGCTTGCTACCTTAAAAACCAATATGAACAACTATAAACGAGAACTGCTGGATAAGGTCCAGTTTCTGGACTCGCAGTCAGGTAGCATGACGGGATTCCAGCTGATCGAGACAAGGAACGACGCTGAGGCAGTGATTGCTGAGGTCAACAACATCGACTTGACGGCGTACGGACATCTACCCTGCTTCTTTAAAGGTCAGATGGACTACCAAGCACTGAAGGCCATGTACGGTACACTGATGGACCCGGAACATATAAAAGTATCGAGACTAGCGAATTTCAAGAACTTTTCGAACACGATCGTCTCCATACATTCGGTATCGGAAGATTTGGCCTGGGTTCACGGATGGGACTGTAGTGCCTATTTATTGAGCAATATTGGTGTTACTAAAAAGACGATAGAAATGAACAGTCTTTCTAACGACTTCATCGTGGGACCCGGTGGGATTCACATCTTTACAGACTTTGAAAacgatgaaattaaaaaaatggatgaaaatGGAAGAGTCTCTGTCATTGTATCGACGAAGCCGCTCACCCCCATTGGGATTGGGAAATCTTTGGACGGGAACATGCTAGTGGCGCTGGTAGATGACTACAGCTTCAAGATCAACACAAACAGCAAACGCTTGCTCAAGCTGATCTCCATTGACGGAGAAGAAATGAGGGCGTTTGAATTTGATAAAGATGGCTCAACAAAGCTGTTTACCAAACCTCATCGCGTGTTTCAAAATTATAACACTGATATTTGCGTCATAGACCAGATCGGCCAATCAAGTGGCGTTCTCCGGGTACTCTCGTCAGATGGCGCAGTCAAGTTTGATTACCGCGGGAATTATGTCAAGAAACGTTTTGATCCCCGTGGGTTGGTGTGTGATGGAAACTGTAACATAATCGTCACCGACTGCCTCCATAGCTTCATCCACATGTTGAGTCCGTGTGGCGAGTTCATCCGGTACATTGTGACTAAGCAGGAGGCGATCGATTCGCCATACTCGGTTGACCTCACAAAGTCTAGTTTGTGGGTAGGTGGAAAAAATGGAGAAATCAGTGTGTATCGATATATTTCTGATCCAAACAATTAAAGTATATCAATGGTATTTCAAAATGTGAagtgacaaaatgaaaaaaaaaacgtgatCACATTTACCGGTACTCAAAATTTGATACAATCGCATTGTTTCTTTTCAACTCAAACTTTGAGATAAACTTGCTATTGAATTACCATGTACTACTCTATGCATCTACAAGTATTGAAGTTGTATCATGGTTAATATCTACTGTTTGCaaaaatgtttgataacgatttccttaaaataaatataatgtatttttgtCTTTACGTCAAATTGGAAAAGTTATTGGTCATTTTGACTTTATAATTAACCCCGTGTTGTGTCTCTACTCTGGGAATAAGGAAGTTGGAAACGGGAACATCACAAAGCATTTATTAGTCCCTATTATCCCAATACACGGCTCTGCACAAGTTCCTTGAGATAGCTCTGACTTCAGACATCACCCGCCTGTATTTTCCTGTCAGTAACAGTGCTAACTGGGATGTGTCGTgttgaattttgatttaaagaCTCGTTCACACGTAAACGTAAGACTTTATTTGGCACTTATAATTAAGTGCTGTTGAAATATTATATACTGAAGTGATAGAACTTGTGTAGTGGTAGGCCAGATGGCCTTTCCGGTGCCAGACTAACCATGAGGAAGTTCATATTGTGACAAAACAAATGTCAGTggtttaatttttgaaaacatgtttatttacTAGCAAGGAGAAAAATCATTCTGCTGCAACAATACAATTTGAACCATAGATATCGGCTTATATAGTCCCATGGTAAAGCACCTGACTCTGGTTTTACACCTGatccaaatcatttatattcacAATTCCTCCTAGGACGACTACACTGTATACCACACAACAATTATAACAGGAGTAATATTGCAATATCTTAATTTATTATCAAGATGTTggacacaagtacatgtatatcacaagcaatataaaataaatgttgatgGATAAACTGTTCCGATAAAGATTGTGGTGGCTACTAGTATCTGGACAAACATGGTCTCCATTCAGGTAAAACATGGAATCCAAGTCTTGAAGCTCTGTCTTTTCTCTCAGCAGCAAAGAGAAAGGTAATTCAACCTTCCCTTAATGTGTCTCTTTTTAGGTCACCATGGGATTGTACCCACAAAACCTTATGAAAGCTTTGTATATAAACTGGCTATAATAGTTGCAAGCCGTTGTATAAAAGTAATACGTTAACATGTGTCTCATGATTAAGCAGCAACAAACACTTCCTAAATCTTTTGCAAATGGTGGGCATACTTTCATCTTGTTACTAGAttacaaaatacatttacatcatTCTTTAGTAATTCTGTGTTATCCCAAAGAAGGATACCAATTTTCTGGGGACCCAAGAAAAAGGAACATAATCATACTCCACTCATTAGCCACATGCAAGAACAGAATGTACAGGATGAATACTGAGTCTGTGAATGAACTTTTCTGACTCCAGTGACTTGAAGCAAAATAGATAAAACAATTACTTGATCACTTATATCGAAGCAGGATAAAAAGATTCTTCTGGCAGTCTACAAAATATGCTAAAGAAATAAATCTAACAAGCAAGAAATCAATCAACTGGTGTGAATTAACAGCAattatgaaatgtaaaaataatggtTTCCAAATAGAGATAAAGATATATAGATATGTcatataaaaatacaatataattcatgtatatataacaaaagccTTCATAAGTTGACTATAGTACTAAACGCATCTCCATCAGCCGAAGAGTTTCACAAAACAGGGGTGACAATAAGGCTTATCGTTCTGTTCCTTGAATGTCCCTTTGTTAAGCTGCTTCAGGCAGAAGGCACAAACGAAATGTTCAGGGTGGAACTTCTTGCCCATGGCTGTGATACATCGGCCGGTGATGGGCTTCTGACAGCTGGCACACAGGGAGCCCCGCTTGGCGTGGTAGTGGGTCTCACAGTACGGTAATCCTTCATGGTCAAAGAAACTTCGCCCTCCAAACGGTTGGTGGCAGTCCTGAAGAAATACATAACCTATCGGTATAAATCTCACAGaggtttttcattttatcattgtgCACCTTTTTAATTGATGTTCCTTTATGCATTAGAAGTATCAGATGTTTAATCGCATACTTTTAACTCTAACAGATTAAGACTTCCCTACAAAGAAGAATCCAATCTTTTATTGCCCTATATACCTCAACTTTGCCAGTGggcaaaacaaaatgaaacgaaatctTTTTAAGtgtgaaaatagaaaaaataatttaaaaatatgatttcagACTAAAAAGTTTCTTGTCGGTACTTCTACAAAAATAGCACCTAGACACAATTGTTATGAAGCACCTAGATACATGTAGCAGATAAACttacaaaaaaatttatttgggTTCCAAAGACAAATTAGTAGAACTTACCCTACAAACAAAGCACTCTGGGTGCCAGTGTCGAGACAGGGCCGAGATGTAGTTGTCTAGAATTGGGTGGCCACATCCTCCACAACGCGGGGCAAACATATCCAGAAAGTCTTGTCTACAAACACAAACCATTATTAAACATACAGATCATATACAATGTGGGGCAAACATATCCAGAAAGTTTTGTCTCAACACAAACCACCAACAACTAATCATCATACAGATCATCAACATTTATTCAACATACAGATCATATATAATTCTCACTTTGTTCCACATAGCTCTATGTTTTACATTCTCAGGGCATGGTCACaaggttttttttccaaaaatttatatactgttttaaagattttaaattgtattctaAGTATAGCATAAACAATGATCAAAAGTCGTATTTAGGCAGTGGCATAATCATGCTTGAATAATTTGGCTTCCTGGTCCCATctcaaaaacatttcttttgaaattacCAAATGTATGGTAAGAAAACATCATAAAATGTgaaactactttttttttttatcattcaacAATATTTACCTGCAGTAGGCCTTGCCGTTCTTTTCATGGAATCCATCGTCTCCGAACGGTCGCCCACACTGGGCACAGAAGAAGTGATCCGGATGCCAGGTCAGGTCTAATGCAGTCACACATTTCTGTCAAAAGAAATTCATTCCAAGTTCTCCTCTTTGATGTAAATAAGACAATGCAGTAAAACTTTCCATGAACTGTCATATTTTctacatcatttattttaacctcttttatcttaaaaatagTTATATCTGAACTATGGAAACAAATTACGCTCATCTTTTTTAATCCATTTCTAAAACaggattaaaaaaatcaaaatggacTCTTTGAGTTTTTTTTAGTCTTACATCTATGATTTGTTAACTATTGTATTTGAGCTATGATTTAAAAAGATGTTTCCATCCATGAATGGTTAACATTAGTGACAGAAGTTTGAGCTTACATCTACCAGTCACATAAGAGAAATCTGTGGTTCATATATAGAGCAGTTTCATACGTCTAATATAGCCACTACAGTATTCCagattataatatattataacgTTATTTTCTTATGTTTATGATAGGCCCATTGCAGTAGTCATCACCTATTGTTAATGTCTATGATAAGCCCAATACAGAACTCTGAGCTAGCTATTTTCTTACGTCTACAATAGGCCCGTTGCAGTAGGCACATTTAGGAGCGAATATCTTGTGGTAGTCCTCTTCACAGTAGGCCTCTCCGTCCCTCTCGTAGAAGTTCTTGGTTCCCAGAGGGAGGTTACAGTTAGCACAGGTAAAGTGCTCAATATGCCACACCTTTCCCAAGGCCGTGATCACCTggaaaatttgttcaaatttaaaACCACTAATTCACAAAACCACTATTTTGAATCACTTGTCCATTAACTCCAAAAGTAATTCATTTATCAATAAGTCCAAATTGCTTAAGTGatatatgtttgaaattttaatcaaagCACTTATTTATACATTCCTGTTTTGAATTACTACCACTAAACCATTTTATAAGTCAAAACTGATTGATTGcttaattgatatatattttaaacaggatataattaataatttaaaccactttattaataaaatctatgatattaaattaaacaatcaTATAAATGGgctaatttaaaaatcaacatcctgcataaataaacagtcatCTCCNNNNNNNNNNNNNNNNNNNNNNNNNNNNNNNNNNNNNNNNNNNNNNNNNNNNNNNNNNNNNNNNNNNNNNNNNNNNNNNNNNNNNNNNNNNNNNNNNNNNNNNNNNNNNNNNNNNNNNNNNNNNNNNNNNNNNNNNNNNNNNNNNNNNNNNNNNNNNNNNNNNNNNNNNNNNNNNNNNNNNNNNNNNNNNNNNNNNNNNNNNNNNNNNNNNNNNNNNNNNNNNNNNNNNNNNNNNNNNNN includes:
- the LOC128187641 gene encoding paxillin-like, producing the protein MAKKGMGLLFIRGFKFEQIFQVITALGKVWHIEHFTCANCNLPLGTKNFYERDGEAYCEEDYHKIFAPKCAYCNGPIVDKCVTALDLTWHPDHFFCAQCGRPFGDDGFHEKNGKAYCRQDFLDMFAPRCGGCGHPILDNYISALSRHWHPECFVCRDCHQPFGGRSFFDHEGLPYCETHYHAKRGSLCASCQKPITGRCITAMGKKFHPEHFVCAFCLKQLNKGTFKEQNDKPYCHPCFVKLFG
- the LOC128189809 gene encoding uncharacterized protein LOC128189809; the protein is MGEFTFGSSREVLPLCRKHDEDRDMCCEDCKTIFCVTCGQTEHKEHNWGSIKKISSEKRRDIPKISQAIRGCVQEITESLSFVSQMEYEQEKRHSGQIRKLVKQQDEMVSEVFKITNANIEKSKGIYSRCQQKLATLKTNMNNYKRELLDKVQFLDSQSGSMTGFQLIETRNDAEAVIAEVNNIDLTAYGHLPCFFKGQMDYQALKAMYGTLMDPEHIKVSRLANFKNFSNTIVSIHSVSEDLAWVHGWDCSAYLLSNIGVTKKTIEMNSLSNDFIVGPGGIHIFTDFENDEIKKMDENGRVSVIVSTKPLTPIGIGKSLDGNMLVALVDDYSFKINTNSKRLLKLISIDGEEMRAFEFDKDGSTKLFTKPHRVFQNYNTDICVIDQIGQSSGVLRVLSSDGAVKFDYRGNYVKKRFDPRGLVCDGNCNIIVTDCLHSFIHMLSPCGEFIRYIVTKQEAIDSPYSVDLTKSSLWVGGKNGEISVYRYISDPNN